The following are encoded together in the Heterodontus francisci isolate sHetFra1 chromosome 41, sHetFra1.hap1, whole genome shotgun sequence genome:
- the sacs2 gene encoding sacsin isoform X16, translating into MSLYLLTQQNFHEIFANLICLDVHAIKQHIRKALPDNWMKKLGHVTWDITNTQHPPVHWLAEFWDFLNKNCKTLDKFEGLPLIPLSSLKDCMNSLQLAHLSKNITTIFQMQNGYKLPDTIASIITRAGGSVVQSSDEFLKHQQLAEYVFLPNPNNVLKLFLNLGCDQVVKEISCMSVEDRRSLRSFLAEASIFDTDEINMLFKLPIFQQMISLRPTNKGLITAGTHGALSNEVYPEIPEDVPLPETVLKCVDEKDRKLMLMKGKLLTAADVALLMLKGVETQKYEPEQVEKVMFWILKNSEILFKQKPELFNKCKTLRFLTSKDRVVQASTLFDPNNVTFQHLFQPEYQHSFPPPLYCKDEKILLTLQKLGLKSKEDSISPDDLLKVARLIDRQHGQASDVSNVCIKAEALIRVCNTTSVLAICSYQTVEQLLSLHWVPCNSLPKASAECKKINIDLNRPENVRDSKYANIIGLVMPLTDKFTEKASRILGLLNLPPPKKVVENLLAIIDQVSTSSNSQCNFLTDLQNIYEYMQKHLGQFKALLLALELPWVWNGAGFAHPQNIVFSYPEDLDLSCYVKRVPQEISQYGELLTECGVKTGYSNEEIIQILYRIKDNTVKLNSGYGSPSELKTIISILDWMRRNNFSFNNDLPVPVWKGTQGGFCLKPCSKAVLCDLDKGTLEDINKNENIFVIHKEISLAIVEWLNVPALSSKVLHPELIGIEQYGQAEPLVLRIKNILKEYDQEHDLFKEMLQNAEDAGSTVCSFLVDMRQNKDAPESLIDPDMASCHGPALWSYNNECFTDEDFHNITRIGTGSKENQIDKIGKFGLGFNSVYHITDVPSILSGKYLLIFDPNVTHLRKHIHSVTNPGIKLNLYEHRQLIQRFPGQFNPYNGIFGCNFKIGTGENFYYEGTLIKLPFRTPEEAAVSGLSNKYYNQKHIMSLVDSFKQTSKDLVIFLKNVKKVSLKFISEHSAHENQIISVFKMERQILNIIEMADNFPIKKMQQNAVNILESTNKFSRKIRSLSISTIIQFTEETIDNPNHIKYWLVHSCFGMAKALQIACSKTANAYFAPPLGSVAIPLKKRKETGHWMPNTEAHVGQVFCFLPLSLQCGLPVHINGSFAVTSNRKNLWSSGPKGDWNQALLEDAVSAAYVTSISLMQQMSQKGEFENYDYYTFWPNVNNVDNQFRVIMENFYRAVAYGINGVTLKAFSNGKDWCPINQARFLDSSILKNKRVGQSAVTEFSKFLSKPLISVHLPEWVKQGFIASGCEHSIEQNTYNWELFYKEIVFQNLDVINPKTRNDFIIHAIDMRDSSIDEMLRITPCMTASGKEDLQYIKNLVHPEGKIACLYDEDDGRFLVGTSEDFLHPERLLRLEMLGMVKDRIAFPQLLERAETIKQIWDLDRNKAYQRVRHILDLLKDLNELNNDDQQNLQNIPFLPAFLPHSQDKNGPVDTIVLMKAKDLYSCKCQALVNMTEMVLDKELLKGTKLSTETIFFLGLNRQPPIGTVLEQLKCTYTCNNLATSDLKRITKECYIYLTKQLKGDPESKKEIYNAAQEFPFIFVHGQFMPLTLVARKVSFDAVPYLYELPKEYIECEELWKFLEIKDHFRLEDYASVLKRMSEKYHGSRLSDSDLAVCLRIVTTGFAEVSEQEDILQSILLPNQHCILHSAQTLQYNDTPWLVVGDDVNLCHNQIARETAVRFHVQTTKHRAMKNLQVKDMSIWAQEFGQQEKLTIRLKNIIKAYPSKKDILKELIQNADDAEASEIHFIWDPRKHGNTKTFGEEWNTLQGPALCVYNNKKFTDKDIEGIQQLGEGGKRKSPEKTGKYGLGFNSVYHLTDCPSFMSGDSMLCIFDPHLAVLATAKPHSPGGMFIVNQKFKNTFEDVYTTFLPSFFNLELGTMFRLPLRTAEMAEKSDISKQAVTKDVILELLEVLKEDSDSLLLFLNNIKKISFHKMDKKTSELQEIFTAEVEMSEESTRQQEHLKHFIQKCSSSTTVVSKMESYQVIYEMEIQSSMKHPTKWILANKVGVADAEVTESVQNFCSNLGQMLLPRSSVAACINCNSFQGKAFCFLPLPIETGLPVHINGNFAVDFARRDLWKQDGQSRKMKWNNFLKLYLIAPLYADLLDYIRINLSGSRVGSLKFNSMELCRNSVEPHYLWFFPHVSEEVPQEWQLMINKVYKCIYQRGLCLIPIVRHESNQFHNEKKIITITWSCLTKEKRAEVPHFVTVHITEKLIEILEDVGINLVLQSDYMTKILKGLERACMDVFVLNPGSVRKFLQIHPLNNPGLTKNDYPLLLSESLIKDGTRCLALLDYCLSDVKEGNYNSINSLPLLLTQDNILGKFKRASPKYISKFHDLFPESQMCFANYDINKKYKDLLTAAGFLEDFTISRAEQFIRIKLGYRFQINSTDPHLWLNWTENEQFIEWLKKLWKYFESQMRCDDDKEKTIDKLKLLFSDLAILPVLCPSYNDQHLLAPLGSLSSVICEMTQTSVARILLKLGFAKIASDYFSMKVMFNFIRPHSLKTDDKTSILQHLRLTKLNWNNLSEWEVETILRFLHSGMETSDDKLKYQEQLKTLPLFETMEESFESIEMYNVIYIINTQFSDTFPHLYKLDSSCMFLKKTRINTEVSEDLGIQVIDDVQFFMDYILPNIEQIFNDQKLDVIRLLYNIICCYNTAYEMNKEQIVSTLKNVKLIKAKNGIFQKASYFYENSGRLFKIMIPTENFVPENFFKTMGCYLDDSNLNKLLKDLGLKCSVSSDDFIAFASQISEEVKLHAPLKELFEKSDALVTYLCNMDEENLQKNIYEKVANIKFVYPHKVRENLRSLHSPYAEGRNFVALKDSLVKQRDEDEELVWTSMPILPSKCSQSRNNISKLKAAGAIYNPPETVVIANLRKICLASCKNQSALKTRSKVLQTAYGFLQNHSFDIQSLTDLPIVLVEEDSKLVKINQVVFSLQNYLEFCPYLYRLPPLLAPYREFFQKLDVALEPSASHLTQVLRSLYEDSSKVNSLNQMQMITVKRTLYYLFTLLESKIEERVLEKLKPLYLPASDGILYASDTLCFNDRITTGSRRDASVLKGKFNFLLDLGECHLSPDPYKQINLLQFLPEEIRPKMLSQLTEEILNESVLRICPYGDNCTFRNDFHKLLVSSSFRGGLVSLLKGQCSGELSVSDIEHGCENVFSKMQIICCEKLETILCLGSKQLSNTSIEKQVYSKVSNMGSGVVYLEHRDNVPFSMRTVIIHSLATEINLLLKNALNKDSLLILVLMLSCENPQDIQKVLEDKGIHTGNLKIQVSLDLPNPGEAIPEELIHTLEMDIMHNFRVGEYVGYKGPSSNDYVYAIFIERLSTDMFIKDIRMQKYKIKIGPDLFIVVNHLDLYKFAQQKVPEEVCQNLVVLDIPKDKCQTSSQKYESFDNIKKEIHEYLKEIRNLPKDERQKAIRRLYLKWHPDKNPNNIEVTTKLCHFIQEKVKQLDIIQAENGSSSSTYKSSFSSKEEDFSSFFNQWNSEASRHKPSQSQQKKSQSANEFWSFPKKSQSNPEEAQRWFRQAKCDLKAASNDLGCTGLDCTATEWFYFKIHQAVEKALIAAVYINSGKWISDHSITFLASQVSRYNTKLLDLESIVNKLKEHGVDSKKTQYPNYHSQPYVPNDQFKAGHEQEVLTLAQTVLDNIGEYIVSNS; encoded by the coding sequence AAATATTTGCAAATCTCATCTGCTTGGATGTGCATGCTATAAAACAGCACATTAGAAAAGCTCTACCAGATAATTGGATGAAAAAGCTTGGTCATGTGACATGGGACATCACAAATACCCAGCACCCTCCAGTACACTGGCTTGCAGAATTTTGGGATTTTCTGAATAAGAATTGTAAAACTCTAGATAAATTTGAAGGGTTGCCACTCATACCACTCAGTTCTCTAAAGGATTGCATGAACAGCCTCCAGCTAGCACATTTATCCAAGAATATAACAACCATATTTCAAATGCAAAATGGTTACAAGTTACCAGATACAATTGCTAGTATAATTACAAGAGCTGGAGGCAGTGTAGTTCAAAGCAGTGATGAATTTCTAAAGCATCAGCAATTAGCTGAGTATGTGTTTTTACCAAACCCAAATAATGTTTTGAAATTGTTTTTGAATTTGGGTTGTGATCAAGTAGTAAAAGAGATTAGTTGTATGTCAGTTGAAGACAGAAGATCATTGAGAAGTTTTCTTGCTGAAGCATCCATATTTGATACTGATGAGATAAATATGTTATTCAAGTTACCGATCTTTCAACAAATGATTTCTCTGAGGCCTACAAATAAAGGGCTTATCACAGCTGGAACACATGGAGCCCTGAGTAATGAAGTTTACCCTGAGATCCCAGAGGATGTGCCTTTACCAGAAACTGTACTTAAGTGTGTTGATGAGAAGGACAGGAAACTCATGTTGATGAAGGGAAAATTACTGACAGCAGCGGACGTTGCATTGCTCATGTTGAAGGGAGTGGAGACCCAAAAGTATGAGCCTGAACAAGTCGAAAAGGTGATGTTCTGGATTCTAAAAAATAGTGAAATACTTTTTAAACAAAAACCAGAGTTATTTAACAAGTGCAAAACACTTAGGTTTTTGACATCAAAGGACAGAGTTGTGCAGGCTTCTACCTTATTTGATCCAAACAACGTGACCTTTCAGCATCTCTTTCAGCCGGAGTATCAGCACTCCTTCCCCCCTCCACTTTATTGTAAGGATGAGAAAATTTTGTTGACGCTGCAGAAACTTGGGCTAAAATCAAAAGAAGACAGTATTTCACCTGATGACCTTTTAAAGGTGGCGCGATTGATAGACCGACAACACGGCCAAGCTAGTGATGTTAGCAATGTTTGTATAAAAGCCGAAGCTTTAATTAGAGTATGCAACACAACCTCTGTTTTAGCCATTTGTTCTTATCAAACTGTGGAACAATTATTGTCTTTGCACTGGGTGCCCTGTAACAGTCTTCCAAAAGCATCAGCAGAATGCAAAAAAATAAATATTGATTTGAATAGACCTGAAAATGTAAGAGATTCAAAGTATGCCAACATTATTGGGTTAGTGATGCCACTTACTGACAAGTTTACTGAGAAAGCAAGCAGAATCTTGGGACTACTCAACCTACCACCACCTAAGAAGGTGGTTGAAAATCTTCTGGCCATAATAGACCAGGTATCCACCAGTAGTAACTCACAATGCAACTTTCTTACAGATTTGCAAAATATATATGAATATATGCAGAAACACCTTGGTCAATTTAAGGCTCTCTTACTGGCCCTAGAGCTGCCATGGGTATGGAATGGGGCTGGGTTTGCACACCCACAAAATATTGTTTTCTCTTATCCTGAAGATTTAGATCTCAGCTGTTATGTAAAAAGAGTCCCACAGGAAATATCACAGTACGGAGAGTTATTGACTGAGTGTGGAGTCAAAACAGGCTACAGCAATGAAGAAATTATTCAAATTCTTTATCGTATAAAAGATAATACAGTTAAACTGAACTCTGGCTATGGTAGCCCAAGTGAATTAAAGACCATCATTTCCATACTTGATTGGATGCGCAGAAATAATTTTTCATTTAATAATGACCTTCCAGTCCCTGTATGGAAAGGCACCCAAGGTGGATTCTGCTTGAAACCGTGTTCCAAGGCAGTTTTGTGTGATTTAGATAAAGGAACACTGGAAGATATTAACAAAAATGAAAACATTTTTGTTATTCATAAAGAAATAAGCCTTGCAATAGTTGAATGGCTGAATGTGCCTGCCTTAAGCAGCAAAGTTCTGCATCCTGAATTAATTGGAATTGAGCAGTATGGACAAGCAGAACCCCTTGTACTGAGAATTAAGAACATTCTGAAAGAATATGACCAAGAACACGATCTCTTCAAAGAGATGCTTCAAAATGCTGAAGATGCTGGTTCAACAGTTTGTAGTTTCCTAGTGGACATGAGACAAAACAAAGATGCACCTGAAAGTCTTATTGATCCTGATATGGCCTCATGTCATGGACCGGCACTTTGGTCATACAACAATGAATGTTTCACTGATGAAGATTTTCACAATATAACAAGAATTGGGACAGGTTCCAAGGAAAACCAAATTGATAAGATTGGTAAATTTGGTCTTGGATTTAATTCTGTTTATCACATAACCGATGTTCCATCAATACTCAGTGGAAAATACTTGCTTATTTTTGATCCAAATGTTACTCATCTTAGGAAACATATCCATTCTGTAACCAACCCTGGAATAAAACTTAATCTTTATGAGCATAGGCAGTTAATTCAAAGATTTCCTGGACAATTTAACCCTTACAATGGAATATTTGGATGTAATTTTAAAATTGGCACTGGAGAAAATTTCTATTATGAAGGGACCCTCATTAAGTTGCCCTTCAGGACACCAGAGGAGGCTGCAGTATCAGGGCTTTCCAATAAGTATTATAACCAGAAACACATCATGTCCTTAGTGGATAGTTTCAAGCAAACATCAAAAGATCTTGTCATTTTCCTAAAGAATGTGAAAAAAGTTTCACTGAAATTTATCAGCGAACATTCTGCTCATGAAAACCAGATAATCTCTGTATTCAAAATGGAAAGACAAATACTGAATATAATTGAGATGGCAGATAATTTCCCAATTAAAAAAATGCAACAAAATGCTGTAAACATATTGGAAAGCACAAATAAATTTTCTAGAAAAATTAGAAGTTTGAGCATCTCAACTATTATACAGTTTACAGAAGAAACTATAGATAATCCCAATCATATAAAATATTGGTTGGTTCATTCATGTTTTGGGATGGCAAAAGCTTTGCAGATTGCTTGTAGTAAAACAGCAAATGCTTATTTTGCCCCTCCTCTTGGAAGTGTGGCCATACCCCTCAAAAAGAGGAAAGAAACTGGACATTGGATGCCAAACACTGAAGCCCATGTAGGACAAGtgttctgttttctgcctctttctcttcaaTGTGGTCTTCCTGTTCATATTAATGGATCTTTTGCAGTAACCTCAAACAGGAAAAATCTTTGGAGCTCTGGGCCAAAGGGAGATTGGAATCAAGCGCTATTGGAAGATGCAGTTTCTGCAGCTTACGTCACATCTATTTCACTTATGCAGCAAATGTCGCAGAAGGGAGAATTTGAAAATTATGACTATTACACGTTTTGGCCTAATGTGAATAATGTAGATAATCAGTTTAGAGTAATAATGGAAAATTTCTATAGAGCAGTTGCATATGGAATCAATGGTGTTACACTCAAAGCATTCAGCAATGGAAAAGATTGGTGCCCAATAAACCAGGCTCGTTTTTTGGATTCATCAATTCTTAAAAACAAAAGAGTTGGACAGTCTGCTGTTACTGAATTTTCTAAATTTCTTTCAAAGCCCTTAATTTCAGTTCACTTGCCAGAATGGGTTAAGCAAGGATTCATTGCCAGTGGATGTGAGCATTCCATTGAGCAAAACACATATAATTGGGAATTATTTTACAAGGAAATTGTATTTCAGAACTTAGATGTTATAAATCCTAAGACTAGGAATGATTTTATCATTCATGCAATTGATATGAGGGATTCATCTATTGATGAAATGTTGAGGATAACACCATGCATGACAGCTAGTGGGAAGGAAGATCTCCAGTATATCAAGAATCTTGTACATCCAGAAGGCAAGATAGCTTGTCTTTATGATGAAGATGATGGGCGGTTCCTCGTAGGAACTTCTGAGgattttcttcatccagagagattGTTAAGGCTAGAAATGCTGGGGATGGTAAAAGACAGAATTGCTTTCCCTCAGTTACTTGAAAGAGCAGAGACAATTAAACAAATATGGGACCTTGATAGGAACAAAGCATATCAAAGAGTTCGTCATATCTTGGATTTGCTTAAAGACCTAAATGAACTCAATAATGATGACCAGCAAAACTTACAGAATATCCCATTTCTTCCTGCTTTTCTTCCACATAGTCAGGATAAAAATGGTCCTGTAGATACTATTGTTTTGATGAAAGCAAAAGATTTATACAGTTGCAAATGCCAAGCACTAGTGAATATGACAGAAATGGTTTTAGACAAAGAACTGTTGAAAGGGACTAAACTGTCTACAGAAACCATTTTTTTTCTAGGTTTGAACAGACAGCCACCCATTGGGACAGTGTTGGAACAACTGAAATGTACATATACATGTAATAATCTAGCAACCAGTGATCTGAAAAGAATAACTAAAGAATGTTACATCTACTTGACTAAACAGTTAAAGGGAGATCCAGAATCAAAAAAGGAAATTTACAATGCTGCTCAAGAATTTCCCTTTATTTTTGTTCATGGACAGTTTATGCCTCTCACACTGGTTGCTCGTAAGGTTTCATTTGATGCTGTTCCATACCTTTATGAACTTCCCAAAGAATATATAGAATGTGAGGAATTGTGGAAGTTTCTTGAGATTAAGGATCATTttagattggaagattatgcctcTGTCCTCAAAAGAATGTCAGAAAAATATCATGGATCAAGGCTGTCCGATAGCGATCTTGCTGTGTGTCTTAGAATTGTAACAACAGGATTCGCTGAAGTGTCAGAACAGGAAGACATCTTGCAGAGTATTCTCCTGCCCAATCAGCACTGTATCCTTCACTCTGCTCAAACATTACAATACAATGACACACCATGGCTTGTTGTAGGAGATGATGTAAATCTTTGCCATAATCAGATAGCTAGAGAAACAGCTGTCCGCTTCCATGTTCAGACAACAAAACACAGAGCCATGAAAAATCTACAGGTCAAAGATATGTCCATATGGGCACAGGAATTCGGCCAGCAGGAGAAACTGACAATACGTTTAAAAAATATCATCAAAGCTTATCCATCCAAGAAAGATATACTAAAGGAGTTGATTCAGAATGCCGATGATGCTGAAGCCTCAGAAATCCATTTTATTTGGGATCCCAGAAAACATGGCAACACAAAGACCTTTGGCGAGGAATGGAATACACTTCAAGGACCTGCACTATGTGTTTACAATAACAAGAAGTTCACAGACAAAGATATTGAAGGTATACAACAACTTGGAGAAGGGGGCAAACGCAAAAGTCCAGAGAAAACTGGAAAGTATGGACTTGGTTTTAATTCAGTGTACCACCTGACAGACTGCCCCTCTTTTATGTCAGGTGACAGTATGTTGTGTATCTTTGACCCTCATTTGGCTGTGCTTGCCACAGCAAAGCCGCATTCTCCAGGTGGTATGTTTATAGTCAACCAGAAGTTTAAAAACACATTTGAGGATGTTTATACTACCTTTCTCCCATCTTTCTTCAATCTTGAACTGGGTACCATGTTCAGGTTGCCATTGAGAACAGCAGAAATGGCAGAAAAATCAGATATCTCAAAGCAAGcagtcacaaaggatgtaattCTAGAATTGCTAGAGGTGTTGAAAGAAGATTCTGATAGTCTCCTTTTGTTTTTGAATAATATTAAGAAAATTAGTTTTCATAAAATGGATAAAAAAACAAGCGAATTGCAGGAAATATTTACTGCAGAAGTAGAAATGTCTGAGGAAAGCACCAGGCAACAGGAACATTTGAAACATTTTATCCAAAAGTGTTCAAGTTCCACAACTGTAGTATCCAAAATGGAATCGTATCAAGTAATATATGAAATGGAGATTCAGTCTTCTATGAAACATCCAACCAAGTGGATTTTGGCAAATAAGGTGGGTGTTGCTGATGCAGAAGTAACTGAGTCAGTGCAGAACTTTTGTTCTAACTTGGGTCAAATGCTTTTGCCCCGGAGTTCTGTTGCAGCTTGTATTAACTGCAATAGTTTTCAAGGTAAAGCCTTTTGCTTCTTGCCATTGCCCATAGAGACTGGTCTCCCTGTACACATCAATGGAAACTTTGCTGTTGACTTTGCGAGGCGAGACCTTTGGAAACAGGATGgacaaagcagaaagatgaaatggaacaattttttaaaattatacCTGATTGCACCTTTATATGCAGATTTACTTGATTACATTCGGATAAATTTATCTGGCAGCAGAGTGGGTTCTCTAAAATTTAACAGTATGGAATTATGCAGAAACAGTGTTGAACCCCATTACCTCTGGTTCTTTCCTCATGTTTCTGAAGAAGTTCCTCAGGAATGGCAATTAATGATAAATAAAGTTTATAAGTGCATATATCAGAGGGGTCTTTGTCTGATCCCTATAGTCAGACATGAAAGTAATCAATTTCATAATGAGAAAAAGATCATTACTATTACATGGTCCTGTTTGACTAAAGAAAAAAGAGCTGAAGTTCCTCACTTTGTAACTGTTCACATAACTGAAAAACTGATTGAAATTTTAGAAGACGTTGGTATAAATTTAGTACTACAGTCTGACTATATGACCAAAATTTTGAAAGGTTTAGAAAGAGCTTGTATGGATGTCTTTGTTTTAAacccaggcagtgtcagaaagtttcttcaGATTCATCCACTGAACAACCCAGGTCTAACAAAGAATGACTATCCTTTACTACTCAGTGAATCCCTGATTAAAGATGGGACCAGATGCCTGGCTCTTTTGGATTACTGTCTCTCTGATGTCAAAGAAGGAAATTATAATAGTATAAATAGTTTACCTCTATTGCTCACACAAGATAACATCTTGGGAAAATTTAAACGTGCTTCTCCCAAATATATTTCCAAATTTCATGATTTATTTCCAGAGTCCCAGATGTGCTTTGCAAACTATGATATCAACAAGAAATATAAAGACCTCTTAACTGCAGCTGGCTTTTTAGAAGACTTCACAATTTCAAGAGCTGAGCAATTCATCCGAATAAAACTTGGGTATAGGTTTCAGATTAACTCCACTGACCCACACCTATGGTTGAACTGGACTGAAAATGAGCAGTTCATAGAATGGCTGAAGAAATTGTGGAAGTATTTTGAGAGCCAGATGAGGTGTGATGATGATAAGGAGAAAACAATTGATAAACTTAAATTATTATTTTCAGACCTTGCCATATTACCTGTATTATGTCCAAGTTATAATGACCAGCATCTTCTTGCACCTCTGGGATCATTAAGTAGTGTTATCTGTGAAATGACCCAAACTAGTGTCGCACGAATTCTGCTAAAGCTTGGGTTTGCTAAAATTGCTTCAGATTACTTTTCCATGAAGGTAATGTTTAATTTTATTAGACCTCATTCACTGAAAACTGATGACAAAACCTCCATTCTACAACATCTGCGTCTGACAAAATTAAACTGGAATAATTTAAGTGAATGGGAAGTGGAGACCATTTTAAGGTTCCTTCATTCTGGAATGGAAACAAGTGATGATAAACTTAAATATCAGGAACAGCTGAAAACACTGCCACTTTTTGAAACAATGGAAGAGTCTTTTGAAAGTATCGAAATGTACAATGTGATTTACATTATAAATACTCAATTCAGCGACACATTTCCACATTTGTATAAATTAGACAGCTCATGTATGTTTTTGAAAAAAACAAGGATAAATACCGAGGTCTCAGAAGATTTGGGGATTCAAGTTATTGATGATGTGCAGTTCTTTATGGATTACATCCTTCctaacattgaacaaatatttaatGATCAAAAACTGGATGTCATACGCCTGTTGTATAATATAATCTGTTGTTATAACACAGCCTATGAAATGAATAAAGAGCAAATTGTGTCTACTCTCAAAAATGTGAAACTGATCAAAGCTAAGAATGGGATATTTCAAAAGGCTTCTTATTTCTATGAAAACAGTGGGCGCCTATTTAAAATTATGATTCCTACAGAAaattttgttcctgagaatttttttAAAACTATGGGATGCTACCTTGATGATTCCAATTTGAACAAATTATTAAAGGATCTGGGATTGAAGTGCTCTGTATCTTCAGATGATTTTATTGCTTTTGCATCACAAATTTCTGAAGAAGTGAAACTGCATGCTCCTTTGAAAGAATTATTTGAGAAAAGTGATGCTTTAGTCACATACCTGTGCAACATGGATGAGGAAAACCTTCAGAAGAATATTTATGAAAAAGTAGCAAATATTAAATTTGTTTATCCACACAAAGTTCGGGAGAATTTACGTAGCTTGCATTCTCCTTATGCAGAAGGGAGGAATTTTGTTGCTTTGAAGGATTCATTGGTGAAACAACGGGATGAAGATGAAGAACTAGTCTGGACCTCCATGCCTATACTACCATCGAAATGCAGCCAGTCAAGAAATAACATAAGTAAATTGAAAGCTGCTGGTGCTATTTATAATCCTCCAGAAACTGTAGTCATAGCAAACCTTAGGAAAATTTGCTTAGCTTCCTGCAAAAATCAGAGTGCCTTAAAAACCAGGTCAAAAGTGCTTCAGACTGCTTATGGTTTTCTTCAAAACCATTCATTTGATATCCAATCCCTGACAGATCTTCCAATTGTTCTTGTAGAAGAAGACTCCAAGCTGGTAAAAATCAACCAGGTGGTGTTCTCTTTACAAAATTACCTTGAGTTTTGTCCTTATTTATATCGGCTTCCCCCACTGCTAGCTCCATACCGTGAGTTTTTCCAGAAGTTGGATGTTGCTCTGGAGCCATCAGCTTCCCACCTCACCCAGGTACTTAGGTCTCTTTATGAAGATTCCAGCAAAGTAAATAGTTTAAATCAAATGCAAATGATAACTGTGAAAAGAACCCTGTATTATCTATTTACACTTCTGGAATCCAAGATAGAGGAACGAGTACTTGAGAAACTAAAACCATTGTATCTCCCAGCAAGTGATGGTATTCTGTATGCATCAGACACGTTATGTTTTAATGACAGAATTACTACAGGTTCTAGAAGAGATGCCAGTGTTTTAAAAGGAAAGTTTAATTTTCTTCTCGATCTGGGTGAATGTCACTTAAGTCCTGATCCTTACAAGCAGATAAATCTTTTACAATTTCTACCTGAAGAAATTCGCCCCAAGATGCTTTCACAGTTAACAGAGGAAATACTCAATGAATCAGTTCTACGCATATGTCCATATGGAGATAATTGCACATTCAGAAATGATTTCCACAAGCTCCTTGTGTCCTCTAGTTTTAGAGGTGGGTTAGTGAGCTTGTTAAAGGGGCAGTGCAGTGGAGAGCTGTCTGTGAGTGACATTGAGCATGGCTGTGAAAATGTCTTTTCGAAAATGCAAATTATTTGCTGTGAGAAGCTGGAAACAATCCTTTGCTTGGGGTCAAAACAGCTGAGTAATACCAGCATTGAAAAACAAGTGTACAGTAAAGTGAGCAACATGGGCAGTGGTGTGGTTTATCTGGAGCATAGAGATAATGTACCATTCAGCATGAGAACTGTTATAATACATTCTTTGGCAACGGAGATTAATTTACTCTTGAAGAATGCCTTAAACAAAGATTCACTATTAATCCTGGTGTTGATGCTCAGCTGTGAAAATCCACAAGACATCCAGAAAGTATTGGAAGACAAAGGCATCCACACTGGTAACTTAAAGATCCAGGTTTCCCTAGACTTGCCTAATCCTGGAGAAGCAATTCCTGAAGAACTGATTCATACACTGGAAATGGATATTATGCATAATTTCAGAGTTGGTGAATATGTGGGTTATAAAGGCCCCTCTTCCAATGACTATGTGTATGCCATTTTTATTGAACGATTAAGCACAGACATGTTTATCAAAGATATTAGGAtgcaaaaatataaaataaaaataggTCCAGACTTGTTTATTGTAGTCAACCATCTTGATCTCTATAAGTTCGCTCAACAaaaagtgcctgaggaagtgtgccAGAATCTTGTTGTATTGGATATACCAAAGGACAAATGCCAAACATCCAGCCAGAAATATGAATCATTTGACAACATTAAGAAAGAAATTCATGAATACCTGAAAGAAATAAGGAATCTCCCGAAGGATGAGAGGCAGAAGGCGATACGTCGCCTTTATCTGAAGTGGCATCCAGACAAAAATCCAAACAACATTGAAGTAACAACCAAGCTGTGTCACTTTATTCAAGAGAAAGTAAAGCAACTCGACATAATACAAGCTGAGAATGGAAGCAGCTCATCAACTTACAAAAGCTCCTTTTCTAGTAAAGAGGAAGATTTTTCTTCATTTTTTAACCAATGGAATAGTGAAGCATCAAGGCATAAGCCAAGCCAATCACAGCAGAAAAAAAGTCAGTCTGCTAATGAATTCTGGTCATTCCCAAAGAAAAGTCAGTCCAATCCAGAAGAGGCTCAAAGATGGTTTAGACAAGCAAAATGTGATCTTAAAGCAGCGTCCAATGACCTGGGATGCACTGGTCTAGACTGCACTGCCACTGAATGGTTTTATTTTAAAATACATCAAGCAGTGGAAAAAGCTTTAATTGCTGCAGTGTACATAAATAGTGGAAAATGGATTAGTGACCATAGCATTACTTTCCTTGCCAGCCAGGTATCAAGATATAACACAAAACTATTAGACCTGGAGAGCATAGTGAACAAACTCAAAGAACATGGGGTAGACAGCAAGAAGACCCAGTATCCAAACTACCACTCACAGCCCTATGTCCCAAATGACCAATTCAAGGCAGGGCATGAACAAGAGGTTCTGACTTTAGCGCAAACAGTATTGGACAATATTGGAGAATACATCGTGAGTAACTCATAG